The Dokdonia sp. 4H-3-7-5 genomic interval AGCGTCTTAAAATCTAGGTAGCATTACGGTAAATGTAGCGCCTTTGTCTTTATTATTTCTAGCTGTAATAGTGCCTTTGTGGCTCGCAACAATACCATGTACCACACTAAGACCCAGCCCTGAGCCATCACCCGTAGGTTTTGTTGTAAAAAAAGGCTGAAACACTTTATCTAGCACCTCACTAGATAATCCCACGCCTTCGTCTTTGATTTTTAAAATAATAGATCGATCAGATTGCGATGCCGTTATTGTTACAAGTCCGTTTTCTGGCGAAAAATAAATAGCATTTATGATTAGATTAAAGATAATCTGAGTGATTTGAATCGTATCTGCTTTAAGCCATAGTTCTTGATCATCGATATCTATCAGATAATTAACCTTTGCTTTTTTAAACGAAGCTTCTAGTAATGCTACGGCACCTTTAATACTAGGCACCATATTAAGCGCTTGCATTTCTTGCGGCATCTCGCAGGCAAAAAACATTAACTTTTTTACAACCTCACGGGAGAAAATAGCATTCTTTATAATCTTATCTAGATCTTCTGTTGCGCTTTCATTACTCGCTATATCTTCTTTTAAAAGCTCTGCAAATCCTAAAATATTTGCGAGAGGCGTGTTAAGTTCATGTGCAATTCCCGCAGTAATCTCACCTAGAATACCC includes:
- a CDS encoding sensor histidine kinase, which gives rise to MATTEDELKERIKELTCLYEVSSIIVHADVDQMQETLNAIAFSLKKGFQYPSNTEISIETSLWSTITERSNEAICLEAPIHVFNKPNGMITAYLIGKSSFLKEEKQLLDSVAQKIGNLLERIEIQQNETSLKRQMERADRLGILGEITAGIAHELNTPLANILGFAELLKEDIASNESATEDLDKIIKNAIFSREVVKKLMFFACEMPQEMQALNMVPSIKGAVALLEASFKKAKVNYLIDIDDQELWLKADTIQITQIIFNLIINAIYFSPENGLVTITASQSDRSIILKIKDEGVGLSSEVLDKVFQPFFTTKPTGDGSGLGLSVVHGIVASHKGTITARNNKDKGATFTVMLPRF